One part of the Treponema peruense genome encodes these proteins:
- the sppA gene encoding signal peptide peptidase SppA has product MSEKKTNKGLFVFIAVIVIAIILAAASLILSLRSPAEIKINTSSENSGPAKIIRTFRDTKKNPYGKKYIARLEIKGTICESGDTYNQKWLLNTISALAQDKKNEGIILFIDSPGGGVYESDEAYLALLDYKEQTGRPVYAYMGQLAASGGYYIACAADYIMANRNTLTGSIGVISGQVFDITELLQKSGIKSETIHAGKNKNMGNFNEPFSSEQRQIMQSVADECYEQFTNIVSESRSLPIDKVKSLADGRIYTAKQAKENGLIDETGTFSEIESAMKENELDGTECVTQTFRFEKKENIYNMITGIYHSAETLAEVLSGTGAQSALKDKNGLPLYYYSR; this is encoded by the coding sequence ATGTCAGAAAAAAAGACCAATAAAGGACTCTTTGTCTTTATAGCAGTCATTGTCATTGCAATTATACTAGCTGCAGCAAGCCTTATTCTGTCTTTAAGAAGCCCTGCAGAAATAAAAATAAACACTTCTTCTGAAAATTCAGGCCCGGCAAAAATTATACGCACATTCCGTGATACAAAAAAAAATCCCTACGGAAAAAAATATATTGCCCGGCTTGAAATCAAAGGAACAATCTGTGAAAGCGGCGATACATACAACCAGAAATGGCTTTTGAATACAATATCGGCACTTGCGCAGGACAAAAAAAATGAAGGTATAATTCTTTTCATAGACTCACCCGGCGGCGGAGTGTACGAGTCTGATGAAGCCTATCTTGCCCTTCTTGACTACAAAGAACAGACAGGCCGTCCTGTTTATGCCTATATGGGACAGCTTGCGGCAAGCGGTGGATACTACATTGCATGTGCCGCCGACTACATTATGGCAAACAGAAATACACTTACCGGAAGCATCGGAGTAATTTCGGGACAGGTTTTTGACATTACAGAGCTTCTTCAGAAAAGCGGAATTAAGTCAGAAACTATCCATGCCGGAAAAAACAAAAACATGGGAAACTTCAATGAACCGTTCAGCAGCGAACAGCGTCAGATAATGCAGTCCGTAGCCGATGAATGTTATGAACAGTTTACAAATATTGTAAGCGAGAGCCGTTCTCTTCCCATAGACAAAGTCAAATCACTCGCTGACGGAAGAATCTATACTGCAAAGCAGGCCAAAGAAAACGGACTCATTGACGAAACAGGAACATTCAGCGAAATTGAATCTGCAATGAAAGAAAACGAACTTGACGGAACAGAATGTGTTACACAGACATTCCGTTTTGAAAAGAAAGAAAATATCTACAATATGATTACAGGAATATACCACAGCGCAGAAACACTTGCAGAAGTTCTGTCAGGTACAGGAGCGCAGTCAGCCCTTAAAGACAAAAACGGCCTTCCGCTCTACTATTATTCACGCTGA
- a CDS encoding DUF975 family protein gives MLFNRILYKKVAKAQLKNRWKTPVLSTLIILLLTLLLGSNGYISEHHSTSPDSVSVYTGDGISGATIYDFVSPAEGTLDTVFFFVTLAVTGVLIQASAHLYIRLSRTREPQKFGVFIEGFSNWANGILGFLWYMLWVMLWTIVFFVPGIVKSIAYSQMFFILDEHPDIGVRKAMRVSKEITKGYKGELFLMGLSFLGWEILNCLTMGILSLWLRPYESMSYTNAYHALMSRAIKSGEITEADLRK, from the coding sequence ATGCTATTCAACAGAATTCTTTACAAAAAAGTGGCAAAGGCCCAGCTTAAAAACAGATGGAAGACACCCGTTCTTTCTACGCTTATTATACTGCTTCTGACACTTCTTCTGGGATCAAACGGTTATATTTCGGAACATCATTCCACAAGCCCCGATTCAGTCAGCGTCTATACAGGAGACGGCATTTCGGGAGCAACAATTTATGACTTTGTTTCTCCGGCCGAAGGAACGCTGGACACTGTCTTTTTCTTCGTGACACTTGCCGTAACAGGAGTATTGATTCAGGCTTCGGCTCACCTTTACATAAGGCTTTCGCGCACTAGGGAACCGCAGAAGTTCGGTGTCTTTATTGAAGGATTTTCAAACTGGGCAAACGGAATTCTGGGCTTTCTCTGGTACATGCTCTGGGTTATGCTCTGGACAATAGTGTTTTTTGTCCCGGGAATTGTAAAATCAATTGCCTATTCGCAGATGTTCTTTATTCTTGACGAGCATCCCGATATAGGCGTAAGAAAAGCAATGCGGGTCAGTAAAGAAATCACTAAAGGCTACAAAGGAGAACTTTTTCTTATGGGACTGAGTTTTCTGGGCTGGGAAATTCTGAACTGCCTTACAATGGGAATTCTGAGCCTCTGGCTGCGTCCCTACGAGTCAATGTCTTATACAAACGCATACCACGCTTTAATGTCACGCGCAATAAAGTCCGGTGAAATAACAGAAGCAGATTTAAGGAAGTAA